A genomic window from Streptomyces broussonetiae includes:
- the opcA gene encoding glucose-6-phosphate dehydrogenase assembly protein OpcA produces the protein MKIDLTDTTASKINKALVDGRRAIGTPAVGMVLTMVIVTDEENAYDSIKAAEEASHEHPSRTLVVIKRHARTLRDRTHSRLDAEVRVGSEAGAGETVVLRTYGEVSDHADSVVLPLLLPDAPVVVWWPVEAPDAPSKDPLGALAQRRITDLYAALKPMEVLETRARNYAPGDTDLAWTRLTLWRSMLAAALDQARTRITSAAVEAEADNPSAELLSRWLEARLKVRVDRVVTAGPVVTAVRLGTANGEIVIDRPEGPLATLTLPGQPPRTLALKVRPTSELIAEELRRLDADEMYAIALKGEAAKENA, from the coding sequence ATGAAGATCGACCTGACCGACACCACGGCAAGCAAGATCAACAAGGCGCTGGTGGACGGCCGCCGCGCCATCGGCACCCCGGCCGTGGGCATGGTCCTGACGATGGTCATCGTCACGGACGAGGAGAACGCCTACGACTCGATCAAGGCTGCCGAGGAGGCCTCGCACGAGCACCCCTCGCGGACCCTGGTCGTCATCAAGCGGCACGCCCGCACCCTGCGCGACCGCACCCACTCCCGGCTCGACGCCGAGGTGCGGGTCGGCTCGGAGGCCGGCGCCGGCGAGACCGTCGTGCTGCGTACCTACGGCGAGGTGTCCGACCACGCCGACTCGGTCGTCCTGCCGTTGCTGCTGCCGGACGCGCCCGTCGTCGTGTGGTGGCCCGTGGAGGCCCCCGACGCCCCGTCCAAGGACCCGCTGGGCGCGCTCGCCCAGCGCCGGATCACCGACCTGTACGCGGCGCTCAAGCCGATGGAGGTCCTGGAGACCCGGGCCCGCAACTACGCGCCGGGCGACACCGACCTCGCCTGGACGCGGCTGACGCTGTGGCGCTCGATGCTGGCCGCCGCCCTGGACCAGGCCCGCACCAGGATCACGTCGGCGGCCGTCGAGGCCGAGGCCGACAACCCCAGCGCCGAACTGCTCTCGCGCTGGCTGGAGGCCCGGCTGAAGGTGCGCGTGGACCGCGTGGTCACCGCTGGACCGGTCGTCACCGCCGTACGCCTCGGCACCGCGAACGGCGAGATCGTCATCGACCGGCCCGAGGGGCCCCTGGCGACACTGACCCTGCCGGGCCAGCCGCCGCGCACCCTCGCGCTCAAGGTCCGCCCCACCTCCGAACTCATCGCCGAGGAGCTGCGCCGCCTCGACGCCGACGAGATGTACGCCATCGCCCTGAAGGGCGAGGCCGCCAAGGAGAACGCCTGA
- a CDS encoding sugar phosphate isomerase/epimerase and 4-hydroxyphenylpyruvate domain-containing protein — MHTSIATVSLSGSLTEKLTAAARAGFDGVEIFENDLLASPLSPEEIRARCADLGLRIDLYQPMRDIEAVPQEVFASNLRRARHKFDLMRRLGADTVLVCSSVSPLALDYDGLAAQQLVQLSEMAAEFDIRVAYEALAWGRYVNTYDHAWRIVEAAGHPALGICLDSFHILARGSDPRGVAEIPGEKIFFLQLADAPLPAMDVLQWSRHHRCFPGQGGFDVAGLVRLVLAAGYRGPLSLEVFNDVHRQADAGSTAVDAHRSLLLLQEAVGTAELPPPVVPTGVAFAELLTADAEPVAAVLAALGFTRTARHRGKPVDLWEHGEARILVNTAADRREGTRLAAIGLASADPAAAARRAQALHAPVLPRRRAPEDALLDAVAAPDGTELFLLAAEEPQLHAWRGDFADLQDTPESACGTRVDHLALTQPWHHFDEATLFHRGVLGLDAQESVDLADPYGLRRSRAVANADGSVRIALTVGAAPADETVHAAHIALATDDVVAAARSFRAAGGRLLRVPGNYYDDLAARFTFAEGELEAYRELGILYDRDAGGTFRHCYTETVGRVFFELVQRDPGHHGYGAANAPVRLAAQHAGRLLR, encoded by the coding sequence ATGCACACCTCCATCGCCACCGTCTCCCTGAGCGGTTCCCTCACCGAGAAGCTCACCGCCGCGGCCCGTGCCGGGTTCGACGGTGTGGAGATCTTCGAGAACGATCTCCTGGCCAGCCCGCTGTCCCCCGAGGAGATCCGTGCCCGGTGCGCGGATCTCGGGCTGCGCATCGATCTGTACCAGCCGATGCGGGACATCGAGGCCGTCCCGCAGGAGGTCTTCGCGTCGAATCTGCGGCGCGCCCGGCACAAGTTCGACCTCATGCGGCGGCTCGGCGCCGACACCGTGCTCGTGTGCTCCAGCGTGTCCCCGCTCGCCCTGGACTACGACGGCCTCGCCGCCCAGCAGCTGGTCCAACTGTCGGAAATGGCAGCGGAGTTCGACATCCGGGTGGCGTACGAGGCACTCGCCTGGGGGCGGTACGTGAACACGTACGACCATGCGTGGCGCATCGTCGAGGCGGCCGGGCATCCGGCGCTCGGCATCTGCCTGGACAGCTTCCACATCCTCGCCCGAGGCTCGGATCCCCGGGGGGTTGCGGAGATACCCGGCGAGAAGATCTTCTTCCTGCAGCTGGCCGACGCGCCGCTGCCGGCCATGGACGTGCTGCAGTGGAGCCGTCATCACCGGTGCTTCCCGGGTCAGGGCGGCTTCGACGTCGCGGGGCTGGTGCGGCTGGTGCTCGCCGCCGGGTACCGCGGGCCGCTGTCGCTGGAGGTCTTCAACGACGTCCACCGGCAGGCGGATGCCGGCTCCACCGCCGTGGACGCCCACCGGTCCCTGCTCCTGCTTCAGGAGGCCGTCGGGACCGCTGAGTTGCCGCCGCCGGTCGTTCCCACCGGCGTCGCCTTCGCCGAGCTGCTCACCGCGGACGCCGAGCCCGTCGCCGCGGTGCTGGCCGCCCTCGGCTTCACCCGCACCGCCCGGCACCGCGGCAAGCCCGTGGACCTGTGGGAGCACGGTGAGGCCCGGATCCTGGTCAACACCGCCGCCGACCGCCGTGAGGGCACCCGGCTCGCCGCGATCGGGCTCGCGTCCGCGGACCCCGCCGCTGCCGCCCGCCGTGCGCAGGCCCTGCACGCCCCCGTCCTGCCCCGCCGCCGAGCCCCCGAGGACGCCCTGCTCGACGCGGTCGCCGCGCCCGACGGCACGGAGTTGTTCCTCCTCGCCGCCGAGGAGCCCCAACTGCACGCCTGGCGTGGTGACTTCGCCGATCTGCAGGACACCCCCGAGTCCGCCTGCGGCACCCGTGTCGACCACCTGGCCCTCACCCAGCCCTGGCACCACTTCGACGAGGCGACGCTCTTCCACCGCGGCGTCCTCGGCCTGGATGCCCAGGAGAGCGTCGACCTCGCCGACCCCTACGGGCTGCGCCGCAGCCGGGCCGTGGCCAATGCCGACGGCAGCGTCCGCATCGCCCTCACCGTCGGTGCGGCGCCCGCCGACGAGACCGTGCATGCCGCGCACATCGCCCTGGCCACCGACGACGTGGTGGCCGCGGCCCGCTCCTTCCGCGCGGCCGGCGGCCGGCTGCTGCGGGTGCCGGGGAACTACTATGACGACCTCGCGGCCCGATTCACGTTTGCCGAGGGCGAGTTGGAGGCCTACCGTGAGCTGGGCATCCTCTACGACCGGGACGCGGGCGGTACCTTCCGGCACTGTTACACCGAGACCGTCGGACGGGTGTTCTTCGAACTGGTCCAGCGCGATCCCGGCCACCACGGCTACGGCGCCGCGAACGCGCCGGTGCGGCTCGCGGCCCAGCACGCGGGGCGGCTCTTGCGTTGA
- the gnd gene encoding phosphogluconate dehydrogenase (NAD(+)-dependent, decarboxylating): MQLGLIGLGKMGGNMRERIRRAGHTVIGYDRNPDVSDVKSLAELVEQLDAPRHIWVMVPAGTATQTVIDELGDLLEPGDTVIDGGNSRWTDDEKHAAALAIKGIGFVDAGVSGGVWGLQNGYALMVGGDKKHVEALEPIFEALKPDGPYGYVHAGRVGAGHFSKMVHNGIEYAMMQAYAEGWELLEKVHSVENVREVFRSWQEGTVIRSWLLDLAVNALDEDEHLEKLRGYAEDSGEGRWTVEAAIDNAVPLPAITASLFARFASRQDDSPQMKMIAALRNQFGGHAVEKKD, from the coding sequence ATGCAGCTCGGTCTCATCGGTCTCGGCAAGATGGGCGGCAACATGCGCGAGCGGATCCGCCGCGCCGGCCACACCGTCATCGGCTACGACCGCAACCCCGACGTCTCCGACGTCAAGTCCCTCGCCGAACTGGTCGAGCAGCTCGACGCGCCCCGTCACATCTGGGTGATGGTCCCGGCCGGCACCGCCACCCAGACCGTCATCGACGAACTCGGCGACCTGCTCGAGCCCGGTGACACGGTGATCGACGGCGGCAACTCCCGCTGGACGGACGACGAGAAGCACGCCGCCGCGCTCGCCATCAAGGGCATCGGCTTCGTGGACGCCGGTGTCTCCGGCGGCGTGTGGGGCCTGCAGAACGGCTACGCGCTCATGGTCGGCGGCGACAAGAAGCACGTGGAGGCCCTTGAGCCGATCTTCGAGGCGCTCAAGCCGGACGGCCCCTACGGGTACGTCCACGCGGGCCGGGTCGGCGCCGGACACTTCTCCAAGATGGTCCACAACGGCATCGAGTACGCCATGATGCAGGCCTACGCCGAGGGCTGGGAGCTGCTGGAGAAGGTCCACTCCGTGGAGAACGTCCGCGAGGTGTTCCGCTCCTGGCAGGAGGGCACCGTCATCCGGTCCTGGCTGCTGGACCTCGCGGTCAACGCCCTGGACGAGGACGAGCACCTGGAGAAGCTGCGCGGCTACGCGGAGGACTCCGGCGAGGGTCGCTGGACCGTCGAGGCGGCCATCGACAACGCGGTGCCGCTGCCCGCGATCACCGCCTCCCTGTTCGCCCGGTTCGCCTCCCGGCAGGACGACTCCCCGCAGATGAAGATGATCGCCGCGCTGCGCAACCAGTTCGGCGGCCACGCGGTCGAGAAGAAGGACTGA
- the pgi gene encoding glucose-6-phosphate isomerase: MAATQPSGFPKLSNRPEWTALADHRAEGRPHLRELFAADPGRAERYVVRVGDLYIDYSKHLITDETLALLQELATATDVFALRDAMFRGERINVTEDRAVLHTALRAPRDAVVEVDGENVVPKVHAVLDKMGRFADRVRSGEWTGHTGKRIRNVVNIGIGGSDLGPAMAYEALRPYTARELTFRFVSNVDGADLHEATRDLDPAETLFIVASKTFTTIETITNATSARSWLLKAFDGDDKAVAKHFVALSTNAEKVGEFGIDPDNMFEFWDWVGGRYSYDSAIGLSLMIAVGPDRFREMLDGFHLVDEHFRTAPAEANAPLLLGLLGIWYGNFYDAQSHAVLPYSHYLSKFTAYLQQLDMESNGKSVQRDGEPVQWQTGPVVWGTPGTNGQHAYYQLIHQGTKLIPADFIGFARPIGELSGELKAQHDLLMANFFAQTQALAFGKSAEEVRAEGVPEEQVAHRTFHGDHPTTTILAGELTPSVLGQLIALYEHKVFVQGAVWNIDSFDQWGVELGKVLAKRVEPALTEGADVPGLDPSSKALVAAYRTLKNASEN, from the coding sequence ATGGCAGCAACCCAGCCTTCCGGGTTTCCCAAGCTCAGCAACCGGCCCGAGTGGACGGCCCTCGCCGACCACCGCGCCGAGGGCCGGCCGCACCTGCGCGAACTGTTCGCGGCGGACCCCGGCCGCGCCGAGCGGTACGTCGTACGGGTCGGCGACCTGTACATCGACTACAGCAAGCATTTGATCACCGACGAGACCCTGGCCCTCCTCCAGGAACTCGCCACCGCCACCGACGTGTTCGCCCTGCGCGACGCCATGTTCCGCGGCGAGAGGATCAACGTCACCGAGGACCGGGCGGTGCTGCACACCGCGCTGCGTGCCCCGCGCGACGCGGTCGTCGAGGTCGACGGCGAGAACGTGGTGCCGAAGGTGCACGCCGTCCTCGACAAGATGGGGCGCTTCGCCGACCGGGTCCGCTCGGGTGAGTGGACCGGCCACACCGGCAAGCGGATCCGGAACGTGGTCAACATCGGCATCGGCGGCTCCGACCTCGGCCCCGCCATGGCGTACGAGGCGCTGCGTCCGTACACCGCACGGGAGTTGACGTTCCGGTTCGTGTCCAACGTGGACGGCGCCGACCTGCACGAGGCGACCCGCGACCTGGACCCGGCGGAGACCCTGTTCATCGTCGCGTCCAAGACGTTCACGACGATCGAGACGATCACCAACGCCACCTCGGCGCGCTCCTGGCTGCTGAAGGCCTTCGACGGCGACGACAAGGCGGTGGCCAAGCACTTCGTGGCCCTGTCGACCAACGCCGAGAAGGTCGGCGAGTTCGGCATCGACCCGGACAACATGTTCGAGTTCTGGGACTGGGTCGGCGGCCGCTACTCGTACGACTCCGCGATCGGCCTCTCGCTGATGATCGCCGTCGGCCCGGACCGGTTCCGTGAGATGCTCGACGGTTTCCACCTGGTCGACGAGCACTTCCGTACGGCACCCGCCGAGGCCAACGCACCTTTGCTGCTGGGCCTGCTGGGCATCTGGTACGGCAACTTCTACGACGCCCAGTCGCACGCGGTCCTGCCGTACAGCCACTACCTGTCGAAGTTCACGGCCTATCTGCAGCAGCTGGACATGGAGTCCAACGGCAAGTCGGTGCAGCGCGACGGCGAGCCGGTGCAGTGGCAGACCGGCCCGGTCGTCTGGGGCACACCGGGCACCAACGGGCAGCACGCCTACTACCAGTTGATCCACCAGGGCACCAAGCTGATCCCGGCCGACTTCATCGGCTTCGCCCGCCCGATCGGCGAGCTGAGCGGTGAACTCAAGGCCCAGCACGACCTGTTGATGGCCAACTTCTTCGCCCAGACCCAGGCGCTCGCCTTCGGCAAGAGCGCCGAGGAGGTCCGCGCGGAGGGCGTGCCCGAGGAGCAGGTGGCGCACCGCACCTTCCACGGCGACCACCCCACCACCACGATCCTCGCCGGTGAGCTGACCCCGTCGGTGCTCGGCCAGCTGATCGCCCTCTACGAGCACAAGGTGTTCGTGCAGGGCGCGGTCTGGAACATCGACTCCTTCGACCAGTGGGGCGTGGAGCTGGGCAAGGTCCTCGCCAAGCGCGTCGAACCCGCCCTGACCGAGGGCGCGGACGTGCCCGGTCTCGACCCCTCGTCCAAGGCCCTCGTCGCCGCCTACCGCACTCTCAAGAACGCATCGGAGAACTGA
- a CDS encoding histidine phosphatase family protein — translation MGDLLLVRHGETEWSRSGQHTSWTDLPLTEHGEEQAKSLAPLLTGRTYALALASPLGRAIRTAELAGLTGVVPDPDLHEWDYGGYEGITTVDIHRTRPGWDLWTDGVPPGPEGHPGESPQEIGARADRVLARVDAALAEDSGDVVLVAHAHFLRVLTARRLGLAPAEGRLFQLATATVSLLSTEHGRPVIAEWNRRP, via the coding sequence GTGGGGGACCTTCTGCTGGTCCGCCACGGTGAGACGGAGTGGAGCAGGTCGGGACAGCACACCAGCTGGACCGACCTGCCCCTGACCGAGCACGGCGAGGAACAGGCCAAGTCCCTCGCCCCGCTCCTCACCGGACGGACCTACGCCCTCGCGCTGGCCAGCCCGCTGGGCCGCGCGATACGCACCGCCGAACTGGCGGGCCTGACCGGGGTCGTGCCCGATCCCGACCTGCACGAGTGGGACTACGGCGGCTACGAGGGCATCACCACCGTCGACATCCACCGCACGCGTCCCGGCTGGGACCTGTGGACCGACGGTGTGCCGCCCGGCCCCGAAGGGCACCCGGGCGAGTCACCGCAGGAGATCGGGGCGCGTGCCGACCGGGTGCTGGCCCGCGTCGACGCCGCGCTCGCCGAGGACTCCGGCGACGTCGTCCTCGTCGCCCACGCCCACTTCCTGCGGGTGCTCACCGCCCGCCGGCTGGGCCTTGCCCCCGCCGAGGGCCGGCTGTTCCAGCTGGCCACCGCGACGGTCAGCCTGCTGTCGACCGAGCACGGGCGGCCGGTGATCGCCGAGTGGAACAGACGGCCGTGA
- a CDS encoding ArnT family glycosyltransferase produces the protein MLSTPTESVVRDGGPPPVSAPRPRTSRYERPVLVAIAALAALLTLWGLNHSSYHGFYAAAVRSMTDNPVAFFYGSFDPGNTLTIDKLPGFLWPQALSALMFGFHPWALVLPQALEVVASVVLLHVVVRRWAGAPAGLLAAAFLALTPVTIGLGRSVTEDAPFVLLLLLAAEAVQRATERGRVAPLLLAGFWVGVAFQCKMLEAWAVLPALAATYLVAAPLALRRRLRDLALAAAVMFAVSVSWMVVAALTPGSGRPYLDGTTDNSPFSLVVGYNFLTRFQTVGVDAAGTGSVAPNQSLRVAGSGPGMGDSVWKMFSPGLATQTGWLYPLAALGLVGGAVALWRRRAARTDRMLAGQVLWGVWLATFFLVFSFGSVTGHTYYMGVVAVPLAAFAGAGVVQARRAGLRGGRRAWVLPVALAANAAWCVGLTLWYPRFLPWAAPAAAVLGVSALVPAAIRRRPRVVTAGLALGLAAVLLVPAAWSASALSLRYNQPGSLARVGPSSSRPGNPLARLTPAQRQMLGYLTAHRGDAEYLAAMPGWWSAAPYVISANAHIMPMGGFTGRVPYPSSARFHRLIDSGRLRYVVLKRTDVLADHRHRDHTPVGGLVHWTTRHCTLVPASAYGSHDRVHRLYDCGPAHQR, from the coding sequence ATGCTGAGCACCCCCACCGAGTCGGTCGTCCGGGACGGCGGCCCGCCGCCCGTGTCCGCGCCCCGCCCGCGTACCAGCAGGTACGAGCGTCCGGTACTGGTGGCCATAGCTGCACTCGCCGCGCTGCTGACCCTGTGGGGCCTGAACCACAGCTCCTACCACGGCTTCTACGCCGCCGCGGTGCGCAGCATGACGGACAACCCGGTCGCGTTCTTCTACGGCTCCTTCGATCCGGGCAACACCCTCACGATCGACAAGCTGCCCGGCTTCCTGTGGCCACAGGCCCTGTCGGCGTTGATGTTCGGCTTCCACCCGTGGGCGCTGGTGCTGCCGCAGGCGCTCGAGGTCGTGGCCTCCGTGGTGCTGCTCCATGTGGTGGTACGGCGCTGGGCGGGCGCGCCGGCCGGACTGCTGGCGGCCGCCTTCCTGGCCCTCACCCCGGTGACCATCGGTCTTGGGCGGTCCGTCACCGAGGACGCGCCGTTCGTCCTGCTGCTCCTGCTGGCCGCCGAGGCCGTGCAGCGGGCGACCGAGCGGGGCAGGGTCGCCCCGCTGCTGCTCGCCGGGTTCTGGGTGGGCGTGGCCTTCCAGTGCAAGATGCTGGAGGCCTGGGCGGTGCTGCCCGCGCTCGCCGCCACCTACCTGGTCGCCGCTCCCCTGGCGCTGCGGCGCCGGCTGCGCGATCTCGCGCTCGCCGCCGCGGTGATGTTCGCGGTGTCGGTGTCGTGGATGGTGGTGGCCGCCCTCACCCCGGGCTCCGGCCGGCCCTATCTGGACGGCACCACCGACAACTCGCCCTTCAGCCTGGTCGTCGGCTACAACTTCCTCACCCGCTTCCAGACGGTCGGCGTCGACGCGGCCGGCACCGGCAGTGTCGCGCCCAACCAGAGCCTGCGGGTGGCCGGTTCGGGCCCCGGCATGGGCGACAGCGTGTGGAAGATGTTCAGCCCCGGGCTCGCCACGCAGACCGGGTGGCTGTACCCGCTGGCCGCGCTCGGGCTCGTCGGCGGCGCGGTGGCCCTGTGGCGGCGGCGCGCGGCCCGCACCGACCGGATGCTCGCCGGGCAGGTGCTGTGGGGTGTGTGGCTGGCGACGTTCTTCCTGGTCTTCAGCTTCGGCAGCGTGACGGGGCACACCTACTACATGGGTGTGGTCGCGGTGCCGCTCGCCGCGTTCGCCGGCGCCGGTGTCGTACAGGCACGGCGGGCGGGCCTGCGGGGCGGCCGGCGCGCCTGGGTGCTGCCGGTGGCACTCGCCGCGAACGCCGCCTGGTGTGTGGGGCTGACCCTGTGGTACCCGCGCTTCTTGCCCTGGGCGGCCCCCGCGGCAGCCGTCCTCGGCGTGTCGGCCCTGGTCCCGGCCGCGATCCGGCGCCGCCCGCGCGTGGTCACCGCCGGTCTTGCCCTGGGCCTGGCCGCGGTCCTGCTCGTGCCCGCCGCGTGGTCGGCGTCGGCGCTGTCGCTGCGCTACAACCAGCCCGGCTCGCTGGCCCGCGTGGGCCCCAGCAGCAGCCGGCCCGGCAACCCCCTCGCACGGCTGACCCCCGCCCAGCGGCAGATGCTCGGCTACCTCACCGCACACCGTGGCGACGCCGAGTACCTGGCCGCGATGCCCGGCTGGTGGTCCGCCGCGCCCTACGTCATCTCGGCGAACGCGCACATCATGCCCATGGGCGGCTTCACCGGAAGGGTTCCGTACCCGTCGTCCGCCCGCTTCCACCGGCTGATCGACTCCGGCCGGCTGCGCTACGTCGTCCTCAAGCGAACCGATGTCCTGGCCGATCACCGGCACCGGGACCACACGCCCGTCGGCGGGCTCGTGCACTGGACGACCCGTCACTGCACGCTCGTCCCGGCGTCCGCGTACGGCTCCCACGACCGGGTGCACCGGCTGTACGACTGCGGCCCGGCCCACCAGAGGTGA
- the zwf gene encoding glucose-6-phosphate dehydrogenase, producing the protein MTENAPAAAAPAKAQAPAKSPAEVTVPLGSAADWGNPLRDARDRRLPRIAGPSGLVIFGVTGDLSRKKLMPAVYDLANRGLLPPGFSLVGFARREWADQDFAQVVHDSVREHARTPFREEVWQQLAEGMRFIPGDFDDDTAFKQLKDAVEELDASRGTGGNFAYYLSVPPKFFPKVVQQLKKHGLASPPEGSWRRAVIEKPFGHDLDSARELNAIVHGVFEPDQVFRIDHYLGKETVQNILALRFANQMYEPIWNRSYVDHVQITMAEDIGIGGRAGYYDGIGAARDVIQNHLLQLMALTAMEEPIAFDAEALLTEKLKVLKSVRLPADLGEHTVRGQYAEGWQGGEKVVGYLQEDGIDPKSKTDTFAAIKLGIDNRRWAGVPFYLRTGKRLGRRVTEIAVVFKRAPHSPFDSTATEELGQNAIVIRVQPDEGMTVRFGSKVPGTSMEIRDVSMDFAYGESFTESSPEAYERLILDVLLGDANLFPRHQEVEESWKILDPIEEYWAAHGRPAQYASGSWGPGEADEMLARDGRSWRRP; encoded by the coding sequence ATGACCGAGAACGCACCCGCCGCCGCGGCACCCGCGAAGGCGCAGGCACCGGCGAAGTCGCCGGCGGAGGTGACCGTGCCGCTCGGCTCGGCCGCCGACTGGGGGAACCCGCTGCGGGACGCCCGCGACCGCCGCCTGCCGCGCATCGCCGGCCCCTCCGGTCTGGTGATCTTCGGTGTGACCGGTGACCTGTCCCGCAAGAAGCTGATGCCGGCCGTGTACGACCTGGCCAACCGCGGTCTGCTGCCGCCGGGCTTCTCCCTGGTCGGCTTCGCCCGCCGGGAGTGGGCGGACCAGGACTTCGCGCAGGTCGTCCACGACTCCGTGCGCGAGCACGCCCGCACCCCGTTTCGCGAGGAGGTGTGGCAGCAGCTTGCCGAGGGCATGCGGTTCATCCCCGGTGACTTCGACGACGACACCGCGTTCAAGCAGCTCAAGGACGCCGTGGAGGAGCTGGACGCCTCCCGTGGCACCGGCGGCAACTTCGCCTACTACCTCTCGGTGCCGCCCAAGTTCTTCCCCAAGGTCGTGCAGCAGCTCAAGAAGCACGGCCTGGCCTCCCCGCCCGAGGGTTCCTGGCGGCGCGCGGTCATCGAGAAGCCGTTCGGCCACGACCTCGACAGCGCCCGCGAGCTGAACGCGATCGTGCACGGCGTGTTCGAGCCGGACCAGGTGTTCCGCATCGACCACTACCTGGGCAAGGAGACCGTCCAGAACATCCTGGCGCTGCGCTTCGCCAACCAGATGTACGAGCCGATCTGGAACCGGTCGTACGTCGACCACGTGCAGATCACCATGGCCGAGGACATCGGCATCGGCGGCCGGGCCGGCTACTACGACGGCATCGGCGCCGCCCGTGACGTCATCCAGAACCACCTTCTGCAGCTGATGGCGCTCACCGCCATGGAGGAGCCGATCGCGTTCGACGCGGAGGCGCTGCTCACCGAGAAGCTCAAGGTGCTCAAGTCGGTGCGGCTGCCGGCCGACCTCGGCGAGCACACCGTGCGCGGGCAGTACGCGGAAGGCTGGCAGGGCGGCGAGAAGGTCGTCGGCTACCTCCAGGAGGACGGCATCGACCCCAAGTCGAAGACCGACACCTTCGCCGCGATCAAGCTGGGCATCGACAACCGCCGCTGGGCGGGCGTCCCGTTCTACCTGCGCACCGGCAAGCGGCTGGGCCGCCGGGTCACCGAGATCGCGGTGGTCTTCAAGCGGGCTCCGCACTCCCCCTTCGACTCCACCGCCACCGAGGAACTGGGCCAGAACGCGATCGTCATCCGCGTCCAGCCCGACGAGGGCATGACGGTCCGGTTCGGCTCGAAGGTGCCGGGCACCTCGATGGAGATCCGGGACGTGTCGATGGACTTCGCCTACGGCGAGTCGTTCACGGAGTCGAGCCCGGAGGCGTACGAGCGGCTCATCCTGGACGTGCTGCTCGGCGACGCGAATTTGTTCCCCCGTCACCAGGAAGTGGAAGAGTCCTGGAAGATCCTCGACCCGATCGAGGAGTACTGGGCGGCGCACGGCCGGCCGGCGCAGTACGCGTCGGGCAGCTGGGGACCCGGAGAAGCGGACGAGATGCTCGCACGAGACGGACGGAGCTGGCGCAGGCCATGA
- the tal gene encoding transaldolase, which yields MTDVTEAIATAGALKRLADEGVSIWLDDLSRKRIASGNLADLIENRNVVGVTTNPSIFQAAIGSGEGYEEQLTDLAVRGVTVDEAVRMMTTADVRAAADILRSVYSASEGRDGRVSIEVDPRLAHQSEATVAEAKQLAWLVDRPNVMIKIPATRAGLPAITEVIGLGISVNVTLIFSLERYREVMAAYLAGLEKARERGIDLSTIHSVASFFVSRVDSEIDKRLTALGTDEALALKGRAALANARLAYEAYEEVFASERWLALAGDNANRQRPLWASTGVKDPAYKDTLYVDELVAPGTVNTMPEATLNAVADHGEITGDTVTGDYAGARADLDAVERLGISYDGIVQQLEDEGVAKFEAAWQDLLDAVAKSLNSKGVDAR from the coding sequence ATGACTGACGTGACCGAAGCAATCGCCACCGCCGGAGCCCTCAAGCGCCTCGCCGACGAGGGGGTCTCCATCTGGCTGGACGACCTGTCGCGCAAGCGGATCGCCTCGGGCAACCTGGCGGACCTGATCGAGAACAGGAACGTCGTCGGTGTCACCACCAACCCGTCGATCTTCCAGGCCGCCATCGGCTCCGGCGAGGGCTACGAGGAGCAGCTCACCGACCTCGCCGTCCGCGGTGTGACGGTGGACGAGGCGGTGCGGATGATGACGACCGCCGACGTGCGGGCTGCCGCCGACATCCTGCGTTCCGTGTACAGCGCCTCCGAGGGTCGCGACGGCCGCGTCTCCATCGAGGTCGACCCGCGCCTCGCCCACCAGAGCGAGGCCACCGTCGCCGAGGCCAAGCAGCTGGCCTGGCTGGTGGACCGCCCCAATGTGATGATCAAGATCCCGGCGACCAGGGCGGGCCTGCCGGCAATCACCGAGGTCATCGGGCTCGGCATCAGCGTCAACGTGACCCTGATCTTCTCCCTGGAGCGCTACCGCGAGGTGATGGCCGCCTACCTGGCCGGCCTGGAGAAGGCCCGTGAGCGCGGCATCGACCTCTCCACGATCCACTCGGTGGCGTCCTTCTTCGTCTCCCGCGTGGACTCCGAGATCGACAAGCGGCTGACCGCCCTCGGCACCGACGAGGCCCTCGCCCTCAAGGGCCGCGCGGCCCTCGCCAACGCCCGCCTCGCCTACGAGGCGTACGAGGAGGTCTTCGCCTCCGAGCGCTGGCTGGCCCTCGCCGGCGACAACGCCAACAGGCAGCGTCCGCTGTGGGCCTCCACCGGTGTGAAGGACCCCGCCTACAAGGACACCCTGTACGTGGACGAGCTGGTGGCGCCGGGCACGGTCAACACCATGCCGGAGGCCACGCTGAACGCGGTCGCCGACCACGGCGAGATCACCGGTGACACGGTGACCGGCGACTACGCCGGGGCCCGCGCCGACCTCGACGCGGTCGAGCGGCTCGGCATCTCCTACGACGGGATCGTCCAGCAGCTGGAGGACGAGGGCGTCGCCAAGTTCGAGGCGGCCTGGCAGGACCTGCTGGACGCTGTTGCGAAGTCCCTGAACAGCAAGGGAGTTGACGCCCGATGA